The Chryseobacterium indicum genome includes a window with the following:
- a CDS encoding outer membrane beta-barrel protein translates to MKKILWLLLFLFSFLMLNGQKYVIKGKITDFEKKPVENATIYLLKQKDSSLVDYAASNREGLFAIKTKELNEPTILQIDAEKLISYSTKFDTIDKSIDLGDIQLDKNQISDIEEVKITVSPIKIKKDTVEYNAKAIKVRPDSNIEELLKNIDGVEIDNNGKITVNGKEADQIMVNGKPFFDKDGKIALKNLPADIIKNIQITTTKTKEEELTGKTPKSQNKTINFNIDEKKNKGWVSKISAGYGSDKRYDEKGLINYFKDKTKISLLGYANNINSQGVSMDDDNGKNSKLGIQKSSMIGVNYSDKLGKEVEIEELGIKRNTTNLETASKVSKTTFLPDSNLKTDSENRAENEREQYTLNSTLRIKPDTISTISFSPSFSFTKSNNFRTGNSATFKNDELLNKSQSSTVTDSENNSFSPNLHYARKFRKKNRSFYADLITSIQRNKNNNLINSGTLFFENGVENVAKRDVRNQLSQSKNQNNNYSFNAKYTEPVSDSVSVTMSMEYNSRNSVNERIVNDFDTATGKYTVYNLALSNSSDEKNNQLSPEISFNLDKKMLKMWTSLGLNLTDLNYHSTFNGQNYELQRNFALPKYNFGLIYNFSQTSNVSITNLSYFNLPSSANLIPYVDQSNPLVTYKGNPDLKNSWINSTNVYFNNYNIQKNLNYYFNFSFVYNNNNTTNYSYYDDSGKQFVTYANISGNKSVNFIAGLGKTYKWEDHKLNVRPRSGFSYSFNKGFINGQQFTGNSYNFSPGINLTYEKKDKITIKPSYSINYNFSGYQNYSIESIKNTSQNFSLELTNYFFKTNLVFENDFEYNTSSNIAPGFKRDFYFLNSSVSYTFFKKQLTARVKVYDVLNQNQSVTRTISASGVEDREDLILKRYVMFSLVMKLNKFGGKKK, encoded by the coding sequence ATGAAGAAAATCTTATGGTTGCTGCTTTTTTTGTTTAGCTTTCTTATGCTGAACGGACAAAAGTACGTCATTAAAGGAAAAATTACAGATTTTGAAAAAAAACCTGTGGAGAATGCAACCATTTATCTTTTAAAACAGAAAGACTCTTCATTAGTCGATTATGCAGCTTCTAACAGGGAAGGTCTGTTTGCAATAAAAACCAAAGAACTTAATGAACCTACAATTCTACAGATTGACGCAGAAAAATTAATTTCTTATTCCACAAAATTCGATACCATCGACAAATCTATTGATCTGGGAGACATCCAGTTGGATAAAAACCAGATTTCGGATATTGAAGAGGTAAAAATTACCGTTTCGCCGATTAAAATTAAAAAAGATACGGTTGAATACAACGCGAAAGCTATCAAAGTTCGTCCCGACAGTAATATTGAAGAGCTACTCAAAAATATTGACGGCGTGGAGATCGACAACAACGGAAAAATTACTGTCAACGGAAAAGAAGCTGACCAGATCATGGTGAACGGAAAGCCTTTTTTTGATAAAGACGGAAAAATTGCGCTAAAAAATCTTCCCGCCGATATTATTAAAAACATCCAGATTACCACCACCAAAACCAAAGAAGAGGAACTTACGGGAAAAACGCCTAAATCACAGAACAAAACCATTAATTTCAATATTGATGAGAAGAAAAATAAAGGCTGGGTTTCAAAAATTTCTGCAGGTTATGGTTCGGATAAACGGTATGACGAAAAAGGGCTGATTAATTATTTTAAGGATAAAACCAAGATCAGTTTGCTGGGTTATGCCAATAATATCAATTCGCAGGGTGTTTCTATGGATGATGACAATGGTAAAAATTCAAAGCTGGGAATTCAGAAATCTTCGATGATCGGGGTGAATTACAGTGATAAACTGGGCAAAGAAGTCGAAATTGAGGAACTCGGAATCAAACGCAATACGACCAATCTTGAAACAGCTTCAAAAGTTTCTAAAACCACTTTTCTTCCCGATTCGAATTTAAAAACAGACTCTGAAAACCGCGCCGAAAACGAAAGAGAGCAATACACGCTGAATTCTACACTCAGAATAAAGCCGGACACAATCAGTACCATCTCTTTTTCGCCGTCGTTTTCTTTTACTAAATCAAATAATTTCAGAACGGGAAATTCAGCGACTTTTAAGAATGATGAACTTTTAAATAAAAGTCAGTCTTCTACTGTAACGGACTCCGAAAACAACAGTTTCTCGCCTAATCTTCATTACGCAAGAAAATTCAGAAAGAAAAACAGAAGTTTTTATGCCGATTTAATTACTTCGATTCAGCGGAATAAAAACAATAACCTCATCAATTCCGGTACTTTATTTTTTGAAAACGGAGTGGAAAATGTTGCGAAAAGAGATGTAAGAAATCAGCTGAGCCAAAGTAAAAATCAGAATAACAATTATTCATTTAATGCAAAATATACGGAGCCTGTTTCGGATTCTGTAAGTGTGACGATGAGTATGGAGTATAATTCGAGAAATTCGGTGAATGAAAGAATTGTTAATGATTTTGATACCGCTACCGGAAAATATACGGTGTACAATCTGGCTTTATCCAACAGCTCGGATGAAAAAAACAATCAGCTTTCGCCGGAGATCAGTTTTAATTTAGATAAAAAAATGCTGAAAATGTGGACTTCTTTAGGTTTAAATCTTACAGATCTGAACTATCATTCCACTTTCAACGGACAAAATTATGAGCTTCAGCGAAATTTTGCGCTTCCGAAATACAATTTCGGACTGATTTACAACTTCAGCCAGACTTCCAATGTAAGTATTACCAATTTATCCTATTTCAACCTCCCATCTTCTGCAAACCTGATTCCGTATGTAGATCAATCCAATCCTCTGGTAACGTATAAAGGAAATCCTGATTTGAAAAACTCATGGATAAATTCTACGAATGTTTATTTCAACAATTATAATATTCAGAAAAATTTAAACTATTATTTCAATTTCAGTTTTGTGTACAATAACAACAACACAACCAATTATTCATATTATGATGATTCCGGAAAGCAGTTTGTGACTTACGCGAACATCAGCGGAAATAAAAGCGTCAATTTCATTGCAGGTTTAGGAAAAACGTATAAATGGGAAGATCATAAACTGAATGTAAGACCAAGATCAGGATTTAGTTACAGTTTTAACAAGGGTTTTATTAACGGACAGCAATTCACAGGAAACTCTTACAATTTCAGCCCGGGAATTAATCTTACCTATGAAAAAAAAGATAAAATTACGATCAAACCATCTTACAGCATCAATTATAATTTTTCAGGATATCAAAATTACAGCATTGAAAGTATCAAAAACACGTCTCAGAATTTCAGTCTGGAGCTCACGAATTATTTTTTTAAAACCAATCTGGTCTTTGAAAATGATTTTGAATACAACACGAGTTCGAATATCGCACCGGGTTTCAAGAGGGATTTTTATTTTTTAAATTCAAGTGTGAGCTATACTTTTTTTAAAAAACAGCTTACTGCGCGTGTAAAAGTGTATGATGTTCTCAACCAAAACCAAAGTGTTACCAGAACAATTTCCGCTTCCGGTGTGGAAGACAGAGAAGATTTGATATTGAAAAGATATGTGATGTTTTCTCTGGTAATGAAACTTAATAAATTTGGAGGAAAGAAGAAATAG
- a CDS encoding SH3 domain-containing protein codes for MSTLQDKYSSVVSAAQSAGISNLQVQEQDGILYVSGSASNTAAKDAVWNALGAIDSTYSASDINIDVQVSGLAAGAALTVATDESNLNIRQEPSTDAAVVGKAAKGSSVTLVEQTSDDWWKVKTEDGQEGYAYSRYLRA; via the coding sequence ATGAGCACATTACAAGATAAATATTCAAGTGTAGTTTCGGCAGCTCAGTCTGCAGGGATTTCTAATCTTCAGGTTCAGGAACAGGACGGAATTCTTTACGTTTCAGGGAGTGCTTCCAACACAGCAGCGAAAGATGCGGTCTGGAACGCTTTAGGAGCAATTGATTCTACATATTCTGCTTCAGACATCAATATTGATGTACAGGTTTCAGGTTTGGCAGCAGGTGCAGCTCTTACGGTTGCAACGGACGAATCTAATCTGAACATCAGACAGGAACCTTCTACGGATGCCGCAGTTGTAGGTAAAGCAGCAAAAGGTTCTTCTGTAACTTTGGTTGAGCAGACATCAGATGACTGGTGGAAAGTAAAAACTGAAGACGGACAGGAAGGTTATGCTTACTCAAGATATTTGAGAGCTTAA
- a CDS encoding phytanoyl-CoA dioxygenase family protein yields the protein MNLQHHKNLITENGFTVIDKIFSDEEIEKISEVIQNIDTSKETFRKSEDLFAIRQFLKEIPEVKKLIFNENLKTIIKEIFGEKYFVVKSIYFDKPEKSNWYVAYHQDLTISVDKKLEIEDFGPWTTKQNQFAVQPPLNILENIFTIRIHLDDTDENNGALKIVPKSHAKGIYRPQTIDWNSETETICNVEKGGIMIMKPLLLHGSNRTTNGRKRRVIHIEFSDMELPEELNWSERMKPI from the coding sequence ATGAATTTACAACATCATAAAAACTTAATTACAGAAAACGGCTTTACCGTTATCGACAAGATTTTTTCCGATGAAGAAATTGAAAAGATCAGTGAAGTTATCCAAAATATAGATACTTCTAAAGAAACTTTCAGAAAGTCGGAAGATCTATTTGCTATCCGACAGTTTTTAAAGGAAATTCCGGAAGTAAAAAAATTGATTTTTAATGAAAATTTAAAAACAATCATCAAAGAAATTTTCGGCGAAAAATATTTTGTGGTAAAAAGCATTTATTTTGATAAACCTGAAAAATCAAACTGGTATGTTGCGTATCATCAGGATTTAACAATTTCTGTTGATAAAAAGTTGGAAATTGAAGATTTCGGACCATGGACAACGAAACAAAATCAGTTTGCGGTTCAGCCTCCTTTGAATATTTTGGAAAATATTTTCACCATAAGAATTCATCTGGATGATACCGATGAAAATAACGGAGCCTTAAAAATTGTTCCGAAATCCCACGCCAAAGGAATTTACAGACCGCAAACCATCGACTGGAACTCAGAAACTGAAACCATCTGTAATGTAGAAAAAGGCGGAATTATGATTATGAAACCTTTACTTCTTCACGGTTCCAACCGAACAACGAACGGCAGAAAAAGAAGAGTGATCCACATTGAATTTTCTGATATGGAACTGCCAGAAGAACTTAACTGGTCGGAAAGAATGAAGCCAATTTAG
- a CDS encoding CocE/NonD family hydrolase, whose product MKIHFSILFVFLFVFGNSQTKQQPDTFVKDNFIKKEMYIPMRDGVKLFTSVYIPKDISNKNKYPFLMQRTCYSVAPYGENEYRTKLGPNQYLMKDKYIFVFQDVRGRYMSEGTFTNMTPQVDHKTKKDVDESTDTYDTIEWLLKNIKDNNGKVGQYGTSYPGFYTAVGILAQHPALVASSPQAPISDFWNDDFLHNGRFMMGYFRTFPVFGVQKTKPENKAWYSDSMIKATSEDGLKFYRDMGTLKDGYEKYYKDNFFMTEIMNHTNYDEFWQKRSLLPHLKNVNHAVMTVGGWFDAEDLSGPLNIYKTIEKTSPKAKNTIVMGPFSHGAWAYEQGKHFHNQIYFGDSIATYYQKNVETKFFNHYLKGNTKQDAGLPEALMYDTGAKQWREFATYPPKEAQKVNFYLSKGTLKNTAGQGSSEYYSDPNNPVLSSDNLKDFNGFTPRNYMSEDQRFAEGRPDVLTFTTDVLTDDITFAGEIMAKLNIASTSTDADFAVKLIDVYPEDFKPLEKKDGVIYGNYHQMVRSEIMPARFRNSREKAEALIPNQKTAVNFRLQDVVHTFKKGHKIQIQISSTWFPLFAINPQKFLENPNFATKEDYTKAFIKVFDDSAIEVEVLK is encoded by the coding sequence ATGAAGATTCACTTTTCAATTTTGTTTGTTTTTCTGTTTGTTTTTGGAAATTCTCAGACTAAACAGCAACCCGATACTTTTGTAAAGGATAATTTTATTAAAAAGGAAATGTATATTCCGATGCGCGACGGAGTAAAACTGTTTACTTCGGTGTACATTCCAAAGGATATTTCCAACAAAAACAAATATCCGTTTCTCATGCAGAGAACCTGCTACAGCGTTGCTCCTTATGGTGAAAACGAATACAGAACCAAACTGGGACCGAACCAATATCTGATGAAAGACAAATATATTTTTGTGTTTCAGGACGTTCGCGGAAGATACATGAGTGAAGGAACGTTCACCAATATGACGCCGCAGGTGGATCATAAAACGAAAAAAGACGTTGATGAAAGTACCGATACCTACGATACAATCGAGTGGTTATTGAAAAACATCAAAGACAATAACGGAAAGGTAGGACAATACGGAACTTCTTATCCCGGATTTTATACCGCAGTCGGAATTCTGGCGCAACATCCTGCTTTGGTAGCTTCTTCTCCACAGGCGCCGATTTCAGATTTCTGGAATGACGATTTTCTTCACAACGGAAGATTTATGATGGGCTATTTCAGAACCTTCCCTGTTTTCGGCGTTCAGAAAACAAAGCCTGAAAATAAAGCATGGTATTCTGATTCTATGATTAAAGCGACTTCTGAAGACGGTCTGAAATTTTACAGAGACATGGGAACCTTAAAAGACGGTTATGAAAAGTACTACAAGGATAATTTCTTCATGACGGAAATAATGAACCACACGAATTATGATGAATTCTGGCAGAAAAGAAGTTTATTGCCTCATCTTAAAAACGTAAATCATGCGGTAATGACTGTGGGAGGATGGTTTGATGCGGAAGATCTTTCAGGACCTTTAAACATTTATAAAACCATTGAAAAAACAAGTCCGAAAGCGAAAAATACGATCGTCATGGGGCCTTTCTCTCACGGAGCCTGGGCGTACGAACAGGGAAAACATTTCCACAACCAGATTTATTTCGGAGACAGCATTGCAACGTATTATCAGAAAAATGTGGAAACAAAATTCTTTAATCATTATCTGAAAGGAAATACAAAACAGGATGCAGGTTTACCGGAAGCATTAATGTACGACACCGGTGCAAAACAATGGAGAGAGTTTGCAACCTATCCGCCGAAAGAAGCACAGAAAGTGAATTTCTATTTATCAAAAGGAACTTTGAAAAACACAGCGGGACAAGGTTCTTCAGAATATTACAGCGATCCGAATAATCCGGTTTTAAGCTCTGATAATTTAAAAGATTTCAACGGTTTTACGCCAAGAAATTATATGTCGGAAGACCAGAGATTTGCAGAAGGAAGACCGGATGTTTTAACGTTTACAACGGATGTTCTGACGGATGACATTACGTTTGCGGGAGAAATCATGGCTAAATTAAACATTGCTTCCACTTCTACGGATGCAGATTTTGCGGTAAAATTAATTGATGTTTATCCTGAAGATTTTAAACCGCTTGAGAAAAAAGACGGAGTGATCTATGGAAATTACCATCAGATGGTACGAAGTGAAATTATGCCGGCAAGATTCAGAAATTCGAGAGAAAAAGCGGAAGCCTTGATTCCGAACCAGAAAACAGCCGTGAATTTCAGATTGCAGGATGTGGTGCATACTTTCAAAAAGGGACATAAAATCCAGATCCAGATTTCTTCAACTTGGTTCCCGCTTTTTGCGATCAACCCGCAGAAATTTCTGGAAAACCCGAATTTTGCAACGAAGGAGGATTACACGAAAGCATTTATCAAAGTTTTTGATGACAGTGCAATTGAAGTTGAGGTCTTGAAATAA
- a CDS encoding BON domain-containing protein, which translates to MKKTIAMAALAIAVSFGAVSCKKKVSDADLQTQATTVVTANPSASVEVKDGVAHLSGTFETQEAKDAMIKQLKAITGVKEVMDMATVAPAAPAVAPVETKSAVDPMVQQKVQDAVKDIPGVKVEVVNGELTLTGSVSSADARKVKESVDALKVGKVNYKYTVK; encoded by the coding sequence ATGAAAAAAACGATCGCAATGGCTGCATTAGCTATAGCTGTATCTTTCGGAGCTGTTTCTTGTAAAAAGAAAGTTTCTGATGCCGATCTTCAAACGCAGGCTACTACGGTAGTAACAGCAAATCCTAGTGCTTCTGTAGAGGTGAAGGACGGAGTTGCACACCTGAGCGGAACTTTCGAAACTCAGGAGGCAAAAGATGCAATGATTAAGCAACTGAAAGCCATTACCGGTGTTAAAGAAGTAATGGATATGGCGACTGTAGCTCCTGCTGCACCTGCTGTAGCTCCTGTGGAAACTAAAAGCGCAGTAGATCCGATGGTACAGCAAAAAGTACAGGATGCCGTAAAAGATATTCCGGGGGTAAAAGTTGAAGTAGTAAACGGAGAACTTACTCTTACAGGAAGCGTATCTTCTGCTGATGCAAGAAAAGTAAAAGAATCTGTTGATGCTTTGAAAGTGGGTAAAGTAAATTATAAGTATACTGTAAAATAA
- a CDS encoding dicarboxylate/amino acid:cation symporter, translating to MKGQNKLFIAIIIALVIGVGIGGIVHTQAPESAESFSKNIKLLGTVFIRLVQMIIAPLVFTTLVVGIAKMSDIKMIGRVGTKAMLWFISASLISLFIGLMLVNWLEPGHVTKLPIQDAASAEELLKTSKGFSMEDFVKHIIPKSIFEAFATNEVLQIVVFSIMFGIALANLGEEYSQPVIKLFDIIAHGILKMVGYIMWFAPLGVLGAIAAVVATNGFEIFKVYAIYLRDFFFALGVLWLVLLLVGYLILGNRLFELLKRIKEPLLIAFSTTSSEAVFPKLVEELERFGCNNRVVSFILPLGYSFNLDGSMMYMTFASIFIAQIYGIEMTVGQQITMLLVLMLTSKGIAGVPRASLVIIVATCSMFGIPPEGIALILPIDHFCDMGRSMTNVLGNALATSAVSKWEGQLENHGGNL from the coding sequence ATGAAAGGACAGAATAAACTTTTTATAGCAATTATCATCGCACTGGTTATCGGTGTGGGAATCGGCGGAATTGTGCATACACAGGCTCCGGAAAGTGCAGAATCTTTTTCTAAAAATATAAAACTGCTGGGAACGGTGTTCATCCGTCTCGTTCAGATGATCATTGCTCCGTTGGTTTTCACAACTCTGGTGGTGGGAATTGCCAAAATGAGCGATATTAAAATGATCGGAAGAGTAGGGACGAAAGCCATGTTGTGGTTTATTTCTGCTTCATTAATTTCATTGTTCATTGGATTAATGCTGGTCAACTGGCTTGAACCGGGACACGTTACCAAACTTCCGATTCAGGATGCTGCTTCCGCAGAAGAATTATTGAAAACCAGCAAAGGTTTCTCTATGGAAGATTTTGTAAAACATATTATTCCTAAAAGTATTTTTGAAGCGTTTGCAACCAATGAAGTATTACAGATCGTGGTATTTTCCATCATGTTCGGAATTGCTCTTGCCAATTTAGGTGAAGAATATTCTCAGCCTGTAATCAAACTATTCGACATTATAGCACACGGAATCCTGAAAATGGTAGGATACATCATGTGGTTTGCACCGCTTGGAGTTTTAGGCGCTATTGCTGCGGTAGTCGCGACCAATGGTTTTGAGATTTTTAAAGTCTATGCCATTTATTTAAGAGATTTTTTCTTCGCTTTAGGCGTACTTTGGCTCGTGCTTTTACTGGTAGGATATTTAATTTTAGGCAACCGTCTTTTCGAATTGTTAAAAAGAATAAAAGAACCTTTGCTGATTGCCTTTTCCACGACGAGTTCAGAAGCGGTTTTCCCGAAATTGGTGGAAGAACTGGAGAGATTTGGCTGTAATAACAGAGTAGTGTCGTTTATTTTACCTTTAGGATACTCTTTCAATCTGGACGGAAGTATGATGTACATGACGTTTGCATCAATTTTCATCGCTCAGATCTACGGAATTGAAATGACGGTAGGACAGCAGATTACGATGCTTCTGGTATTGATGTTGACTTCAAAAGGAATTGCGGGAGTTCCGAGAGCTTCTTTGGTAATTATTGTAGCAACCTGTTCCATGTTTGGCATTCCGCCGGAAGGAATTGCTTTAATTCTGCCAATCGACCATTTCTGCGACATGGGAAGAAGTATGACCAACGTTCTCGGAAATGCTTTGGCAACCTCAGCGGTTTCTAAGTGGGAAGGACAGCTGGAAAATCATGGCGGGAATCTGTAA
- a CDS encoding GH92 family glycosyl hydrolase, whose product MNSKKFILLFFLTSLCIKAQNYSQYVNPFIGTGGHGHTFPGAIVPFGMVQLSPDTRIDGSWDGCSGYHYSDSVIYGFSHTHLNGTGVSDYGDIMLMPTMGKPGLTPKEYSSRFSHKNEKATAGFYSVKLEKNNIDVRLTTTKRVGYHEYTFNNAGDANIILDLNHRDKLLEGEVKIIDDKTIEVFRRSEAWATNQYIYARIEFSKPLKISKEFLSGEKTEGISEGKKKVSFYGKKLALAFSTQVKKGEKILVKVAISPTGYEGAAKNMLAEGKSDNFDDIQKNAVADWNKELSKIEVKSSDKNKLAVFYTAMYHVFTQPNINMDVDGKYRGRDNKFYMANGFDYYSVFSLWDTFRGAHPLMTLIDRKRTADFINTFIKQYEQGGKLPVWELASNETECMIGYHAVSVIADAMAKGITGFDYEKAFQASKNSAMLDIFGLNAYKQNNFISIDDEHESVSKTVEYAYDDWCIAQMAKISGKKEDYQYFMKRSQNWKNLYNPKNGFMQPRKNGNWYEPFEPREVNNNYTEGNSWHYSYSVQQDIPGLIAAHGGKEKFEQFIDGIFSAPDKTTGREQVDITGLIGQYAQGNEPSHHIAYLYNYVGKPEKTDAKIKFILDNYYKNTPDGLIGNEDCGQMSAWYILSAMGIYSVTPGLPEWQTTKPYFDEVKIHLEDGKTRTITPNTSREELKKLGFESAKSFKDFKYDELTASPVISAARIFDLNTKVEITALNPDDKIYYMTLDEGDANVRKMFTAYKGPFTITKTTQVAAYAERNGEKSSIVRANFNRRPNNWDIMVNSTPTPQYTASGKLSLIDGINGDTNWRKGEWLGYQGQTFEAIIDMKSPQQFTQLSSTYLQDSRAWILMPKKVEYYVSNNGKDFILLKTVENSLDPKDETVQVKDFSTEVLPTQARYVKVKAYHFGKLPEWHQGAGGDAYIFVDEISVK is encoded by the coding sequence ATGAACTCTAAAAAATTCATCTTACTTTTTTTTCTCACTTCCCTATGTATCAAAGCCCAGAATTATTCGCAGTATGTGAATCCTTTTATAGGAACCGGCGGTCATGGTCACACCTTTCCCGGAGCTATTGTTCCGTTCGGAATGGTACAGCTTTCTCCTGACACCAGAATCGACGGAAGCTGGGATGGCTGCAGCGGCTATCATTATTCAGATTCTGTGATCTACGGATTTTCTCACACGCACCTCAACGGAACCGGAGTTTCAGATTATGGTGATATTATGCTGATGCCAACGATGGGAAAACCGGGTTTAACACCTAAAGAATATTCATCCAGATTTTCTCATAAGAACGAAAAAGCAACCGCAGGATTTTATTCCGTTAAATTAGAAAAAAACAATATTGATGTTCGTTTAACAACGACTAAAAGAGTGGGTTACCACGAATACACCTTCAACAATGCAGGAGATGCAAATATTATTTTAGATCTGAATCACAGAGATAAACTGCTGGAAGGCGAAGTAAAAATCATTGATGATAAAACGATTGAAGTTTTCCGCAGAAGTGAAGCTTGGGCAACGAACCAATACATTTATGCAAGAATTGAATTTTCTAAACCACTGAAAATTTCAAAAGAATTTTTAAGTGGCGAAAAAACTGAAGGAATTAGTGAAGGCAAAAAGAAAGTTTCATTTTATGGTAAAAAATTAGCTTTAGCTTTTTCAACTCAAGTCAAAAAAGGCGAAAAAATTCTTGTAAAAGTGGCGATTTCTCCTACAGGGTACGAAGGAGCGGCAAAAAACATGCTGGCTGAAGGGAAGTCTGATAATTTTGATGACATTCAAAAAAATGCTGTTGCAGACTGGAATAAAGAATTATCTAAAATCGAGGTTAAATCTTCCGACAAAAATAAACTTGCAGTTTTCTACACTGCAATGTATCACGTTTTCACGCAACCGAACATCAATATGGATGTTGACGGAAAATACAGAGGTCGTGATAACAAATTCTACATGGCAAACGGGTTCGATTATTATTCGGTTTTTTCACTTTGGGATACTTTTCGCGGAGCGCATCCTTTGATGACTTTAATCGACAGAAAAAGAACGGCAGATTTCATCAATACCTTTATTAAACAATACGAACAGGGCGGAAAGCTGCCGGTTTGGGAACTGGCGTCTAACGAAACGGAATGCATGATCGGTTACCACGCAGTTTCTGTTATTGCCGATGCGATGGCAAAAGGAATTACAGGATTTGATTATGAAAAAGCATTTCAGGCTTCTAAAAATTCTGCCATGCTGGATATTTTTGGGTTAAATGCTTACAAACAGAATAATTTCATCAGCATTGATGATGAGCATGAAAGTGTTTCCAAAACCGTAGAATATGCTTACGACGACTGGTGTATCGCTCAAATGGCTAAAATTTCAGGCAAGAAAGAAGACTATCAGTATTTCATGAAACGTTCCCAGAACTGGAAAAATCTGTACAATCCAAAGAATGGATTTATGCAGCCGAGAAAAAACGGAAACTGGTATGAACCTTTTGAGCCGAGAGAAGTTAATAACAATTATACCGAAGGAAATTCGTGGCATTATTCCTACTCTGTTCAGCAGGATATTCCGGGACTGATCGCGGCACATGGCGGAAAAGAAAAGTTTGAACAGTTTATTGATGGTATTTTTTCTGCACCGGACAAAACCACAGGAAGAGAACAGGTGGATATTACCGGATTAATCGGACAATATGCACAGGGAAATGAACCGAGCCACCACATCGCATATCTTTATAATTACGTAGGAAAGCCTGAGAAAACAGATGCAAAAATTAAATTCATCCTTGATAATTATTACAAAAATACACCGGACGGACTGATCGGAAATGAAGACTGCGGACAGATGAGCGCATGGTATATTTTGAGTGCTATGGGAATTTATTCTGTAACTCCCGGATTACCGGAATGGCAGACGACGAAGCCTTATTTTGATGAGGTTAAAATTCATCTTGAAGACGGAAAAACAAGAACGATTACTCCCAATACAAGCAGAGAAGAGCTTAAAAAACTTGGTTTTGAAAGTGCAAAATCGTTTAAAGATTTTAAATATGATGAATTAACGGCTTCTCCTGTTATTTCTGCCGCAAGAATTTTTGATTTAAATACAAAAGTTGAGATCACTGCGCTAAATCCTGATGACAAAATTTACTATATGACGCTGGATGAAGGTGATGCAAACGTAAGAAAAATGTTTACCGCTTATAAAGGTCCTTTTACTATTACTAAAACCACTCAGGTTGCAGCATATGCGGAAAGAAATGGCGAAAAAAGCTCAATTGTAAGAGCCAATTTCAACAGAAGACCGAATAATTGGGACATTATGGTAAATTCCACTCCTACTCCACAATACACAGCAAGCGGAAAATTATCGTTAATCGACGGAATCAACGGTGACACCAACTGGAGAAAAGGTGAATGGCTGGGTTATCAGGGACAGACTTTTGAAGCGATTATCGATATGAAATCTCCTCAACAGTTCACTCAGTTATCTTCAACCTATCTTCAGGACAGCCGCGCATGGATTTTAATGCCTAAAAAAGTGGAATATTATGTTTCCAACAACGGAAAAGATTTTATTTTGCTGAAAACGGTTGAAAATTCTTTAGATCCGAAAGATGAAACGGTTCAGGTAAAAGATTTTTCAACGGAGGTTCTTCCTACACAGGCTCGCTACGTAAAAGTAAAAGCCTACCATTTCGGGAAACTTCCGGAGTGGCATCAGGGAGCAGGCGGAGATGCTTATATCTTTGTGGATGAGATTTCTGTGAAATAA